GTTCTTCTCCTGGGACTGAGATTCTCAAGGGAACACCCATTTCTCTAATGGAGCAGAAAACAGCCTGGACtgatgtgtttgcatgtgtacagTTGCAGGACCATGGCTGATCCTGGGATGAGAAGAGGGATCCACTGCCCCCTGAGTCTCGTCTGCTCCCTGCTCATTATGGGAATGTGCTGTGTGTCTCCTTTGTTCTGTCACAGCCAGACAGACCTGCTGGCTCTTAACCAAGCTGATCCTCAGTGCTGGGAGTCCTCCTCAATGCTCCTCTTGGAAATGCAGAAGCCTCGTGTTTCTAACACTGTCTCTGGCTTTTGGGACTTTATGATCTACCTGAAGTCTTCTGAGAACTTGAAGCATGGGGCACTGTTTTGGGATCTGGCCCAACTCTTCTGGGACATCTATGTAGACTGTGTCCTTTCCAGGAACCATGGCTTAGGAAGGAGGGAATTGgctggagagggaaagaaagaagagaaaagctcAACAGTGATGCATTCGGGGATTACACAAGGTGCATGGCCCTAGCCTGTTGAATTTGTCTATCAAGTGTGACCTGCTAGTGTATGAGGGAAAGGGAAGTGGTCCTAGAAGACCTATCATATACAGTCCTTTGAAGGAGTGGATGTCAAGAGGGTTCAAATGACAGACTAGCTGTTATGTCAACATAGTGTGTTCACTCTAGTACTTCATGTGAAAAGTCAttaagaagagggagggagtgatGTATAAAGTTCAATGTAAAGGCTTGCCCCAAAATGAAgactgttatttattatttattgctaACTTGAATATAACTTGGTGTTTCTTTGGTGTGGGAATAGTACGATATGAGTAGGATCTGGGGATGGGGAAATATTTGTAGCATGGGAATTCTTGCCCTCTTtaatgtgaaaacaaaaacataactttCATGTAAATGAAGGAGCATCTTGAGAGATACTTAACTGATGATGTCAAGAGCAAAAATAGCAACAAACCTTTATTTCCTTGTTGATGTTTGAATGAATCACAAATAAGTCATTAACTTCCACTAAGTAATTGATTTTTAATAAGCTAGCTTCTTGAAAGTTGGGCGGCTTTTTCACTGCAGTGAATACCATATACTAATTCAAATATAGTCTTCTCTAGAGGTCTAGAAGAAATGCTACATATAAAAAATTAGAGTGTGATGGAGTGAGCCTCTGTAAGTTAAGGGACACCAAGAGCCCTAACCATACAGTTTTACTTCCTTCTTGGGTATCCTTTCCATTAGTACATTTTCAAATCTAGTAGCAAGGACTGTTTAGGTGTAGTTAGAATTATTTGTGCACTTGTGGAATATCAAGGCATAACTAAGCTTTATTAGTGAATGTTTACTTGTGAGCATTGTTTTATGTCTCTAAAATGGCTCAGTTGAAGAAACAGCTGTCCAATAGCTACCCTCTCCTAAGATTTTACAGGGTGCTTTTAAAAAGGCACAGCTTGTTTTAACCTCAATAACCAAAAATCCTTCATGAATCTCTGAGTCGAGAAGCCAGACAATTCTCTACTACTATTTATATAAGTAGGTGTAGCAATAACTTCCCCCAGTTTTACTTTTCAGATGAAATATTCCCTCAACAGATTTGCTACTGAAGTAGAAATACATGACGGCCATCTTTAAAGGTGGGTTaccagtattttaaaaaacaccttGAGCCAAAGCTGCCCAGGCATCATCGTTAATTAGTGAGGaccatatattttcttcttctgaagCCCCATGATGGTGGTATGTAAGGCTCAATCTATTCCCATCAGAGTTAGCTACTCCACTCGTCACCACTGTGTTTTCAAATCCTGCTTTCACTTTCTTTAATTATGACAAATGTCTacagaaaaaatgaaggaaacattATTATGTTCAGCTGAGCATGGAAAAACCAATGCCTCTAAAACTTCAGCTCTGGAAGTCACTGTCTGCTCCTCACCAGATAAGGTGAATTCAGCTGGTCTACAAACTTTAGGAGAAGTTGATCTGCAATTAGCTCCATAGCAGAAGCTaacatttccttttattaaagttattttaatgttTGGCACAAACAATTGTTTGAAGATCAGGAAATGAGATTTTCCATTTGGTTGGTCTAATCACAGTAGGATGGGGTCTCAGGTCAAGGAGATACATGTTGAAAGTTAAATAGTCACAGGAACACTGTGATTTCCTTTCAAGAAGCTTCATTGAATCTCTAGTGGTTCAAACAGGCTCTGGATGTACCAGGGTGGATCCTCTAGtgaattttgcttttgttcctgGGGATGGAGTGCTATGAAGTTGAAatgaaggtgggggtggggaggtgtttGTTTCCATAGTTCTTAGGGAAATCGCCGCATTAGAGTAAAAGGGTACAGCTAAAATTACTGCATATGTAATATTCAAAAAGGGTTCTTGTTCTTATGTCTTTACAATAATTTACATCCATTTATGAACTCTTCCTATGAATTGTGTTTTACTAAAATATGCGACCCATGAGATACTGTTTGTAGTATATCATCTTTGTTAATGTTGTATCAACAAGTCCAAAAACAAGAGACATGAAATAGGTATTTAGTTCTTACTcttttcatcagaaaaaaaaggaggatatGGCAAGAATTAGATGGATCATaaagtctctctgtgttctctgctttTGAATGTTCTGTGAGTCTATGAAAAGCCCTTACTAATTCTGGAGACACTGGAAAAGCTTTACCCCAAGAATAGTGACCGAGATGAACAATGACCGGGACACCATGGTTGTTCATAACAATGACAAGCAGGGAcagaagaagacagaaatgagaaCTTTAAAAATTCTGAGGGCTGCAGATGACGTCATGAGTAAAGATTCCAAAGATTACTTTTAATCTAGAAAGATGCTAACTAATAATAACTGAATACTGACTAATTCATTTTAAggaagtatatatatataatatatatatatatatatattatattacctCTAAAGTTTGATGGGGCTATGACTCTGGAAAGAGGGGGatcaagaggaagagaagagatggaaagtgaggggaagaggggaaagagaagggaaaaagggagaggagacaggaagagagagtgggggatccagaaagaagagggagggcatgagagggagggggagaggaagagggagagcaagagagagggggagagcagGAGCAAGAGTACATAGTACACTGATAATTG
This DNA window, taken from Cricetulus griseus strain 17A/GY chromosome 2, alternate assembly CriGri-PICRH-1.0, whole genome shotgun sequence, encodes the following:
- the Fam237a gene encoding protein FAM237A isoform X3, producing the protein MADPGMRRGIHCPLSLVCSLLIMGMCCVSPLFCHSQTDLLALNQADPQCWESSSMLLLEMQKPRVSNTVSGFWDFMIYLKSSENLKHGALFWDLAQLFWDIYVDCVLSRNHGLGRRELAGEGKKEEKSSTVMHSGITQGAYSQPLRSPFLKKKELIEDLISLHMRRRGPRFTGKVKLQVKRK
- the Fam237a gene encoding protein FAM237A isoform X1, translated to MDHLGRTRLVTWEEGCRTMADPGMRRGIHCPLSLVCSLLIMGMCCVSPLFCHSQTDLLALNQADPQCWESSSMLLLEMQKPRVSNTVSGFWDFMIYLKSSENLKHGALFWDLAQLFWDIYVDCVLSRNHGLGRRELAGEGKKEEKSSTVMHSGITQGAYSQPLRSPFLKKKELIEDLISLHMRRRGPRFTGKVKLQVKRK